Proteins from one uncultured Anaeromusa sp. genomic window:
- a CDS encoding RidA family protein — MKKVIFTKEAPGAIGPYSQAIEANGFVFVSGQTPLSPSTGEIVSDDVKEQTKQSLDNVKTILQARGLDVDHIVKTTIFLKDMNDFKVVNEVYANAFSGSYPARSCVEVARLPKDVRVEIEAIAVVK; from the coding sequence ATGAAAAAGGTAATTTTTACGAAAGAAGCGCCGGGAGCGATTGGCCCCTATTCACAAGCGATTGAAGCAAACGGGTTTGTATTTGTATCCGGGCAGACCCCGCTAAGTCCAAGTACTGGTGAAATTGTGAGCGACGATGTGAAAGAGCAAACAAAGCAATCGCTAGACAATGTAAAAACGATCTTGCAAGCACGAGGCCTTGATGTTGACCATATTGTGAAAACAACTATTTTCTTAAAGGACATGAATGATTTCAAGGTTGTAAATGAAGTATATGCTAATGCGTTCAGCGGCAGCTATCCGGCGCGCTCTTGCGTAGAAGTGGCACGGCTGCCCAAAGATGTGCGCGTCGAGATAGAAGCGATTGCTGTAGTTAAGTGA
- a CDS encoding D-aminoacylase, whose protein sequence is MLDILIKQVKVLDGTGNPGFIADVGVVKGKIQEVGFITRKAKLVIDGNGLCVSPGFIDPHAHDEGCPFFDEAVLNKLSQGVTTDISGNCGQSLAPVSERYWKENQSVHALINPPECMHEFTSFGKFLDAVEKKKIGVNMGFLVGHAALRIAVMGLENREPSLAELEQMKVYLRESLEQGALGLSAGLLYPPGSIAKQDEFVELCKVIKEKNAIFTIHIRDEGDYVIESVKEAIEIAKRSGAFVNISHHKAIGKKNWGKVNTTLKMIEEANQDGLNVGFDQYPYNANCTYLNTILPPSYLVREREQLVMNLRESQFRERVKEDILACREKWDNFVVNVGFAGMLVIKADKTPDAVGKTVSEYANALQKDPFDTALDLLVDNHLDVIAVYFSMSDDDVETVMKNPYGMVGTDGIYMKNKEKTHPRVSASFPRVLGRYVREKKVLQLEEAIRKMTSLPAQRLHLKNKGLIKEDFDADLVVFNANTIMDNADFIVDSYAPNTGIRYVIVAGEVALKDNLYTHAASGQVIRRKEF, encoded by the coding sequence ATGCTTGATATTCTAATCAAACAAGTGAAAGTGCTTGATGGTACTGGTAACCCTGGATTTATTGCAGATGTAGGAGTCGTAAAAGGGAAAATTCAAGAGGTTGGATTCATTACAAGAAAAGCGAAGCTTGTTATTGATGGAAACGGGCTCTGCGTCTCTCCGGGGTTCATCGATCCACATGCGCATGATGAAGGATGTCCATTTTTTGATGAAGCTGTACTAAACAAATTGTCGCAAGGGGTAACTACTGATATTTCTGGAAATTGCGGGCAAAGCTTAGCGCCTGTGTCGGAGCGGTATTGGAAGGAAAATCAAAGCGTGCACGCTTTAATTAACCCGCCGGAGTGCATGCACGAGTTTACATCCTTCGGTAAGTTTCTGGATGCGGTTGAAAAGAAAAAAATCGGAGTGAATATGGGCTTTCTTGTTGGCCATGCGGCATTGCGAATTGCGGTTATGGGACTGGAAAATCGCGAGCCAAGTCTGGCCGAACTAGAGCAGATGAAAGTATACCTAAGAGAATCTCTTGAACAGGGGGCTCTAGGCTTATCTGCTGGATTGCTTTATCCGCCCGGGAGCATTGCTAAGCAAGATGAATTTGTCGAGTTATGTAAGGTGATAAAAGAGAAGAATGCGATATTTACAATTCATATTCGTGACGAAGGCGATTATGTGATTGAATCAGTAAAAGAAGCGATTGAAATCGCAAAACGGTCAGGTGCTTTTGTTAATATTTCGCATCATAAAGCAATCGGTAAAAAGAATTGGGGTAAAGTAAACACCACGCTCAAAATGATTGAAGAAGCGAATCAGGACGGGCTTAACGTAGGGTTTGATCAGTACCCATACAATGCAAACTGTACATACTTAAATACGATTCTGCCGCCTAGCTATCTCGTGAGGGAGCGAGAGCAGTTAGTGATGAACTTGAGAGAATCTCAATTCCGGGAACGTGTAAAAGAAGATATTCTTGCCTGTCGCGAGAAGTGGGACAATTTTGTAGTGAATGTAGGGTTTGCAGGGATGCTGGTAATCAAAGCCGATAAAACGCCCGATGCGGTAGGCAAGACTGTTAGCGAGTACGCAAATGCGCTCCAAAAAGATCCATTTGATACAGCGTTAGATTTATTGGTGGACAATCATTTGGATGTTATTGCGGTATATTTTAGCATGTCTGATGATGATGTAGAGACGGTGATGAAGAATCCCTATGGCATGGTTGGCACTGATGGCATCTATATGAAAAATAAAGAAAAGACGCATCCGCGGGTATCTGCTTCATTTCCGAGAGTGTTAGGCCGTTATGTACGAGAAAAGAAGGTATTGCAACTAGAAGAGGCCATTCGTAAGATGACGTCCTTGCCAGCGCAAAGACTGCATTTGAAAAATAAAGGGCTGATAAAAGAAGATTTTGATGCCGATTTAGTCGTGTTTAATGCCAATACGATTATGGATAATGCCGACTTTATTGTCGATTCTTATGCACCCAATACAGGTATACGTTATGTTATTGTTGCTGGCGAAGTGGCGCTTAAAGATAATTTATATACCCATGCAGCTTCAGGACAAGTAATCCGGCGAAAAGAATTTTAA